Proteins from a single region of Candidatus Woesearchaeota archaeon:
- a CDS encoding response regulator, translating to MSIVLIVDDDPDVHVILPRVIRRSFDSSIDVQCAKSAEEGLNYFGQSTLPDLAFVDTEMPIMNGYDVCQRVREKKIHTPVYGMSNSSERDQYIRLWQNAGAAGFIPKNVLYGQCDEQTMIQFMRQLNLTGKNVLEGLLSLYLAKN from the coding sequence ATGTCTATAGTCCTCATTGTAGACGATGATCCTGATGTACATGTAATTCTTCCAAGGGTGATTCGAAGGTCTTTTGATTCAAGTATTGATGTTCAATGCGCAAAATCTGCAGAAGAGGGATTGAATTATTTTGGTCAGAGTACTCTTCCAGATCTTGCTTTTGTTGATACAGAAATGCCCATAATGAACGGATATGACGTTTGTCAAAGAGTACGGGAGAAAAAGATACATACCCCAGTTTATGGTATGAGTAATAGCTCAGAGAGAGATCAGTATATCCGACTTTGGCAAAATGCTGGAGCTGCGGGATTTATTCCAAAAAATGTTCTTTATGGCCAATGTGATGAGCAGACAATGATACAATTTATGCGACAATTAAATTTAACTGGAAAAAATGTTTTAGAAGGGTTATTGAGTTTATATTTAGCAAAAAACTAA
- a CDS encoding methyltransferase domain-containing protein produces MVTKDNYIECDVLEQLPTLHRDNYNFETEFLTSHLPQNASVLQVGCMDGTRLLRLHQQRPDLELSGLEIEQDLVLTAQSLLSQHKIPATIIHGDITAPPPLTHYDYVVCLNHTLGYIPDQHKAIEMMKKLGKHVIISVYGEIWTPQLAQEYFKTLKLSIKETHHNKFILSDGWPIHRYTKQQIETWDGKIIKTPLGSLVIFS; encoded by the coding sequence TTAGAACAACTTCCTACACTCCATCGCGACAATTACAACTTCGAAACGGAATTCCTTACTTCCCATCTTCCCCAAAATGCATCTGTTCTTCAAGTAGGCTGCATGGATGGAACACGGCTTTTACGACTTCATCAACAACGTCCTGACTTAGAATTATCCGGCTTAGAAATAGAACAGGATTTAGTTCTTACAGCCCAAAGTCTGCTTTCCCAACATAAAATCCCTGCAACGATTATCCATGGAGATATTACTGCTCCGCCCCCTCTCACTCATTATGATTATGTAGTATGTCTTAACCACACACTAGGCTACATTCCAGATCAACACAAAGCCATTGAAATGATGAAAAAGTTAGGAAAACATGTTATCATTTCAGTATATGGCGAGATTTGGACGCCACAATTAGCTCAAGAATATTTCAAAACGCTTAAACTCTCTATTAAAGAAACCCATCATAATAAATTCATTCTTAGTGACGGATGGCCGATTCATCGTTATACTAAACAGCAAATAGAAACATGGGATGGAAAAATAATCAAAACACCGCTGGGAAGTCTTGTTATTTTTTCTTGA